Genomic window (Roseivirga sp. 4D4):
CAGCTTATTTCCGGCATGGTAGATTACAGAAGGATCATGCTTGGAAGCAATGATTGGCGCATTCCAATTAAAGCGATATTTAACATCTCTCGGGTTGGTACCCAGGCCTTGGAATGGGTAAGCCATCACATCCTTAGTCTGCTTAGTCTTGGAGTTCCATTCATCTATGATACCTTGATAGCACCCAGAGTAGACATATTTGGGATCTTTAGGATCGAAAGCTGAGTAGGCGCTTTCGCAACCTCCTACTGGAAAGAAGTCATTATTGCTAATGCCACCACCATTCACCCGTGACGCGATGGATACTGAACTATTGTCTTGCTGCCCACCATAGATGCGATAAGGAAATTGCATATCGGCATTGACGCGATAGAATTGTGCGGTCGGCTGATTGTCTTGCCTTGACCAGTCCTTGCCTCCATTGATCGAGACATTCGCCCCTCCATCGTTGGCATTAATCATATACTGCGGATGCTCTGGGTTGACCCAAACCTGATGGTTGTCGCCATGAGGTGTTCCCAGATTCACAAAGGTCTTTCCGTTGTCAGTGGATTGTACCAAAGGCGCATTCATTATAAATACACTCTCCTCATCAGTCGGATGTGCCTGAATATGCATATAGTACCATGAGCGCGCTCTTAAGAGACGATCGGGGTTGATCAGTCTCCAATTTTTTCCACCATTATCGGATCGATAAAGACCGCCTTTATCGGCCTCGATGATGGCCCATACTTTATTGGGGTTGGCTCTTGAGACAGATATCCCAATTTTCCCCATTACTCCTTTTGGAAGCCCTTTTGACAATTTCTTCCAAGTCAGTCCGCCATCAACTGATTTCCAAATGCCGCTACCTGGTCCTCCACTTTGAACTTTCCAGGGATACCTTCTATGATCCCAATAGGCAGCATAGATTATCCTCGGGTTGGTCATATCCATGCTCAGATCACTAATCCCAGAGTTTTCATCTACATAATGAACCTTGGTCCAAGTTTCACCACCATCTTCAGAGCGATAAATACCTCTGTCTTCTGTGGCTCCATAAGGACTTCCCTGAGCCCCTACAATCACAACATCTGGGTTGTCAGGATGTACTACAATCTTTGAAATCTGTCTTGTTTTTTCGAGCCCAATATGACTCCATGTTTTTCCCGCATCCGTTGACTTATAGACACCGTCACCGTGCGAGGTCATCACACCACGAACGGGTGCTTCGCCCATCCCAACATAGACTACGTTCGGATCAGATTCGGCTACAGCGATGGCCCCAACCGATGCCGTATTGAAAAAACCATCGGAAACATTAAACCAGCTGTCACCTGCATCATCCGTCTTCCAAACTCCTCCGGTAGCGCCCATATAATAGGTCATGGGATCTTGCACCACACCTGCCACGGCAGTCGCTCTGCCACCACGAAAGGGTCCTACCAAACGGAATTCCATGGCGTTGTATAATGCGGTATCGTATGAAACACCTTGAGGTTCTTGAGACTTGCGTTTTCGCCTTTGTGCGAAAGTCTCTGGTAAGGAAATCAATAGGATTAGGCCTGCTAGCAATAAAGAACGTAGCACTTTCATGGATTTTGGTTTAAGGTTGTGTCTCAAGATAGTCATTGCCGTCAGTAAAAACCAACGCCATTTTGATAGGTGATTTTGTATATTCGAACAAACAGTGATTCTTATGAAACAAAGGGCTTTTTTATACTTACTGATGTTTTCTTTGGTCGTAGTCTTCTCTTGTGAAGAAGCGCATGATGATGACAATCACGATCAGGAAGCAGTGACTCGATTCGAGCGGGAAGGTTCCTCCATTCTTAAGGGTGCGAAAGTACCTGCAGGTAAAAGTATGTATTTTGCCAGTGGCATTGTCGCTACCGAAAAGGATGCGAGTAAACCAGCAGGTGATCGCGGTCGTTTTGGTGATACTTATGATCAAAGTGTGAGCGCATTAAAGAGAATCCAAAGTTATCTGGGCGAAGAAGGCCTAAGTTTAAAGGATGTGATTGCCATGAAAGTTTATGTGGCACCTGATCCTGAGAACGATAATAAACCAGATTTTCAAGCCTGGTTCAAAGCCTATGGCGAATACTTCGGCAACGAAGAAAACCCGAATAAAGTAGCCCGATCGACTATTGGTGTGTACACCTTGGTTGACCCAAATAAATTTATAGAAATAGAAGTTAGAGCAGTTTATCCTTGAACCCTATGAAACTCAAATCAACATTTTTAGCCCTAATCAGTCTGGTGACTTTTAGCATACAGGCGCAAACTCACAATGAATACGAGGTCTCCTTTGACAATCGAGTTCATCATGAAGCTCATATTAAAGTGAAATTCTCAAACCTTGAAAACAAAGTCTTGGAGGTTCGAATGAGCAGAAGTTCTCCCGGACGATATGCAGTACATGAATTTGCCAAAAACGTATATGCCGTTAAGGCAACTGATAGCAAAGGCAATGCACTAACCGTTACCCGATCTGACCCCAGCCAGTGGAACATTGCGGACCATGATGGCACTGTAAATTTCGAATACACACTCTACGCCAATAGAGCCGGTGGAACCTACTCCGGTGTCGATGAAACCCACGCCCACTTCAATATCCCGGCTACCTTCGTATGGGCCAGAGACCTTGGACATAGGCCTGTAACGGTGAAGTATAACCTCCCAGAAGGTTCAAATTGGAAGGTGGCAACACAGATGAAGGACATGGGAGATGACACCTACTACGCTCCTGACACTTACTATTTCATGGACAGTCCTACAGAGATCGCTGATTTCCACCTAAGAGAGCGAATGATTGATGGACAAAACATTCGACTTGCGCTTCATACACCTGCAAGCGATGAAGAAGTGGATACGTACTTCGAAGAAGTAGTGAAAATCGTAGAACAGCAAGCGGCTGTTTTTGGCGAGCTACCCAAATTCGATTTTGGGGAGTATACTTTCTTGTCATGCTATGTTCCGAATGCTAGTGGTGATGGTATGGAGCATAGAAACTCAACCTATGTTGTAAGTGGAAAGTCTGCTGATCGTCCATTGGGCAATACATCCATGGGTACCATTTCACATGAGTTTTTCCATGCCTGGAATGTAGAGAGAATCAGACCTGCTTCGCTAGAACCCTTCAATTTTGAAGATGCCAATATGAGTGGAGAGCTTTGGTTTGCCGAAGGCTTTACCAGTTACTACACCAATTTGATTCGAGCACGCTCAGGAAACATCACTAAAGAGCAATATGTGAACGGACTTGGTGGTGCTGTGAGCTATGTCATGAATGCGCCAGGTAGAAAGTACTTCAACCCGATTGAGATGAGTTACCGTGCTCCATTTGTCGATGCCGCTGCGTCTATAGACCCGACCAACAACAGCAACATTTTCATATCATATTATACTTATGGTTCGGTGATTGGTCTAGCACTTGATATGTCATTGCGCACCATGGATAATGGAAAAAGCCTTGATGGGTACATGCAACATGTCTGGAAAACGCATGGTAAGCCAGAGATCCCCTATAGCGTTCGTGATTTACAAGCTAGACTAGGAGAATATGCGGGAGAAGACTTTGCCAAGGAGTTCTTTGGTAAATACATCTTTGACAGTCAAATGCCGGACTACGAAGCCCTATTTCAGCAAATGGGTGTAAACTTCGAAAATCCCAACGCAGGGCAGATTTCGCTGGGCGCTAACCTAAGAATGGTAGACGGAACGGCTAGATTAACAAGCAATGCCCTTGTCGGTTCCCCACTTTACGAGGCAGGAATTGAACGTGAAGATAAGATCGTGAGCATTGCAGGGAAACGGATGGAAGATGTGGAAGGAAGAATCAATATTCAGGAAATTCTTACCCAATATAAGCCAGGAGACCGGATAGAAATAGGCGTTGATCGTTGGGGACAAAAAATGAATAAGGTCGCAGTCTTGGGTGAAAATCAAAATAGACGCAGTTCATGGAATGCTGATGCTTCATCAGCCGCCCAAAAGAGACGAGAGGATTGGTTGAAAGAAAAATAGATTTGCTTATGAATAAATACACATATCCAGAAAAAAGAATCAGCTCTATAGATTTATCAAAATTAGAATGGAACAAATTTCTCGATGAACGACAATTACAAGAAGCCCAATCCAAGTTGGCTGAGTTGTATGAGTCATTAATAATGCTAGAGGAAAATCTTTTAAAAGTTGAAGACAGATTTCCTGCTGATCTTGTATTAAAAATAACACAAATCTTTGATCGGTTTCTTTCATTAATTGATTCAATAGAAGATAAACACGAAGGATCAAATGAGGACGACATAGTTAGAAACAAGAAAAATGCTTTACAGAATATTCGAAATTTTCATCGTGAATCATTTGAACTTGGAAATTCAAGTCAGACTCGACTTTTGGAGTTTATTGCAGTAACTAAAGGCTACCAAAAGGATGCTCCGCTCAACACAAAGAAGTATGAGCAGAGTATAATGTCAATTGTCAAAGATGCGGAATCTCAAAAAAAGCGGTTTGATGGGATCTATAGTGAATTTGAGAAGAAGCTAAGTGAAAGTACAGTCTCTGATTATGCCAAAGTATTCGAGACTGAGGTAACTAAAAACGGAAAAAGGGCCAGTCTCTGGATGAAAGTAGGCATTGGCTCTTTGATAATACTTATTGCTACAATTTTTATCTTCGTAAGATACGATGTTCTTCCAACTGAGATAACTAACGAGTTTGACTCTCTAATCCGATACAGCATTAGCAATGCAATAGTGAAACTATTGATTTTTAGCCTTGAAATATACCTCCTTACATTTTCGGCAAAACAATATAGTATTTCAAAACATCAGCAGGTATTGAATATACACCGACAGAACGCACTTAATTCATACAAGCTATTCTCTGAATCGATTTCATCGGATGATGAGAACTCAAGAAACACTCTTATGATTCAAATTGCTAAATCGATTTATGAGAATAATCAATCGACTGGTTTCTTAAATGAAAAGAGTCAGACTAGCTCACCTGGAATTATAGAGTTAACTAAGATTATAGGCAAGACACCCCAATAAAGATGTCTAAGCTCAGGGGCAAGGCAGAATGTACCTTACAAATTAATAAACGGTCCGGCCGCTTTGAGCGATCGGACCGTTCTTTTCTATGACAATAGCCATCAAGTTTTAGGACAGGTTCAGCTGATAACTGGTGCTTCTTCCTCCCTCTGTTGATTTTACTAAAACTTGCTTCTTCAAAAGGTCATTGATATCTCTACCCGCAGTATCTTGAGAACACTTACACATTTTAGCCCACTTAGAGGATGTGAGTTTACCAAAGAAGCCATCGAAAAGCTTGTTCACCATCTTTGACTGCCTTTCATTAAACGGTGTACTCGCATGGTTCTCCCAAAACTTAGCTTTCTGCACAGTTGTCTGCAATAGTTGCTCACTCGCCTCCACGGCTTTCTCCAGACAGTTGATAAACCACATTAGCCATTCAGTGATGTTCAAATCGCCTTTTTGGGTTTGTTCCAAAACATCATAATACTGCTGCCGCTGGTTTCTGATCTCTGTTGATAAGCTATAGAACCTTTGGCTACTGGCATCAGCCCTAGCCAGTAACATATCGCCAACTGCCCTGGCTATTCTTCCATTGCCATCGTCAAATGGATGGATCGTGACAAACCATAAATGAGCGACAGCGGCTTTCAAAACAGGATCGTATGAACTTGGTTTATTAAACCAATCCAAGAAATTGGACATTTCGGCTTCAAGCAAGTTTGAAGCAGGAGCTTCAAAGTGTACCCTTTCCTTACCCAACGGACCAGAAACCACTTGCATCGGATCATTTGGTGAATTATCTCGCCACCTACCAACAACTATCGGAACCCCTCCAGACTTGCCAGTTGGAAATAAAAGTTTGTGCCAACTCAACAACCTCTGCTTTGTAAGTCTCTTTTCATGATTTCGAGTGGCATCCAGGGTCATCTCAACCACACCATCTACATGCCTATCAGAGGGAACAAGGCCGGCTATTTCAAGCCCTAGCTTTCTGGCCACTGACGAACGTACCTGATCATGATCTAGGAATTCACCTTCTATCTCACTCGACTTAGTCACATCAGATATCAGTGTGTTTAGGCCAGCCTCTATTTTCAGAGTAAAACCAAGCCCTTCCATCTTACCCAAAAGGTACCCTTGCTTGTTCCTTACCTGAACCAGCCTTTCTAGTACCTGAGCCTTATCCCAAGTAAAATTTGGCCAACCTTTTAGTTGATGAATGTACCGCATATTCTCCGCATATTATGCGGTAAATGTAAAAATTATTCTCCGCACGTCAAATATAATCTCCGCATAATTAGCAGAGATTATATCTTCTATTCTCCGCACAAACAAAAAAGCACCACTGAATTTTTAAGTTCAAGCGGTGCTTTTACTCTTTGGAGAGGAGTCTAAACCTCCTCTACTTTTTCAATATTCACAAACTCAACCTCCTTCTCGGCATTAAGCTCTATACTCACTACTGAGTCTTTGCTAATAGCTCCTGAGAGAATCTGCTTAGATAACTCATTGAGTACCTTCCTTTGAATCACTCTCTTCAATGGTCTAGCTCCAAATTGCGGATCGTAACCAATCTCCCCGAGATAGTCGAGTACATCATTGGTGGCTTCAATCTCGATACCATTCTCTTTCAACTGCTTTTGAATCAAACCAAACTGTATCGCTACAATTTGTCGGATGTTATCCTTACTCAATGGCATAAACATGATGGTCTCATCAATCCTGTTTAAGAACTCTGGCCTCACCGACTTCTTCAACAGATCAAATACCTGATTTTTGGTATCATCAATTAAATCCAGCACATTTTCCTCATTGATCTTCTCAAAATTCTCTTGAATCAAGTGCGAACCAATATTGGTCGTCATGATGATGATGGTGTTCTTGAAATTGGCAATACGACCTTTATTATCTGTGAGTCGACCATCATCCAGTACCTGAAGTAAGATGTTGAAGGCATCAGGATGCGCTTTTTCAATTTCATCCAGTAGTACCACCGAATAAGGTTTTCTCCGCACCGCTTCAGTCAACTGTCCACCTTCATCATAACCTACATAACCCGGAGGCGCACCGATCAGTCGGCTTACCGCATGTCTTTCTTGATACTCGGACATATCAATGCGGACCATATTATTCTCATCATTGAAAAGGTATTCGGCCAAAGCTTTCGCCAACTCTGTTTTACCCACACCTGTTGTTCCTAGGAAAATAAATGAGCCAATCGGTCTTTTGGGGTCTTGCAAACCGGCCCTACTCCTGCGAACAGCATCCGAAAGCGCAGCAATTGCCTCGCCTTGCCCTGCTACTCTCTTGCCAAGCTCTTCCTCAAGGTGAAGAAGCTTTTCTCTTTCGGATTGCAGCATTTTAGATACCGGAATTCCTGTCCATTTGGCAACTACTTCACCGATATCTTCAGCATCAACCTCTTCTTTCAGCAAAGTGGATCCGCCTTGCATTTCCTTCATCTTAAGCTTAAGCTCTTCCAGTTTTTGCTCCGCTTCGGTGATCTTACCGTACCTGATCTCCGCAACAAGCCCAAAATCACCCTCGCGTTCGGCTTTTTCAGCCTCCATCTTATACTTATCGATGTTCTCCTTCTCTTCGCGAATACCGGTGATCACCGCTTTCTCATTCTCCCACTTACCTTTCAAGCCGTCTCGCTTCTCGGATAGTTCGGCAATCTCCTTAGACAAGACGGATTCTTTATCCTTGTTTTTCTCCCTACGAATTGCCTCTCGCTCAATTTCCAACTGCATGATCTTACGATTCAACTCATCCAACTCTTGAGGAAGGGAATCAATCTCGATTCTAAGTTTGGAAGCTGCCTCATCCATCAGGTCAATGGCCTTATCCGGTAAAAAACGATCGGAGATATACATGCTTGAAAGCTCAACTGCAGAAATTACAGCGTCATCCTGAATACGCACACCGTGGTGTACCTCATACTTTTCTTTGATTCCACGAAGAATAGAGATTGCATCTTCCTGAGTAGGTTCATCCACCGTCACGGTCTGGAACCTTCGTTCTAAGGCTTTATCTTTCTCGATATGCTTTTGATATTCTTTGAGCGTAGTAGCCCCGATTGCATGGAGTTCCCCCCTCGCCAAAGCAGGTTTCAATAAGTTGGCTGCATCCATGGCTCCTTCTCCACCACCAGCACCAATCAGGGTGTGGATCTCATCGATAAAGAGGACGATCTCTCCATCAGAATCCTGCACCTCTTTGATGACCGCTTTTAGCCTTTCTTCGAATTCGCCTTTATATTTTGCACCGGCAACCAGAAGCCCCATATCAAGTGATATGAGTGTCTTTGTTTTGAGGTTTTCTGGCACATCGCCATCTACAATACGCTGTGCCATACCCTCCACGATTGCTGTTTTACCAACGCCAGGCTCACCGATCAACATAGGATTGTTCTTCGTCCTTCTGGAAAGAATTTGAAGCACTCTTCTGATTTCCTCATCCCGGCCAATCACAGGGTCAATCTTTCCCGCCTTAGCTAACTCATTCAGGTTTTTCGAGTAGCGCTCGAGCGATTGATACTTTGACTCAGCATTTTGGTCTGTCACGCTATTTCCTCCTCTTAGTTCTTTTATCGCCTCAATGAGTTCTTTTTTGGCAAAACCCACTTCCTTCATTAAGGAAGCAGTCTTCTCTTTTCCTGCCAGCAAGCCCAATACAATATGTTCAACTGCTACAAACTCATCTTTAAACTCTTTTAAATAGTCTAATGCCTTGGTCAATGCTTTGTGCGCATCATTTGACAAGTAGGGTTGTTGCCCACTTGCTTTTGGATAACCGGCTACTACCTCTTCCAACTTGGTATCAAGTTGTGCCCTATTCATTCCCAACTTCTTTATCAGAAAAGACATCACATTCTCATCTGATAAAAGGATAGCCTTCAAAAGGTGACCTGGTTCGATCGCTTGCTGCTGATTAGCACCTGCGATCTCGGCCGCTTTTTGAATAGCTTCCTGCGACTTGATAGTATATTTTTTGAAATCCATATCTCATTAAAATCAGGGTGTTTTACCCACAATCTACCGCTCATCAACAAACAATACTCCAAGGCCTAAAACCGGCAATTATGGCTGGATTTTTGCTTCAAAATTCACAAATACAGCCATTCTGTCACGACAGTATCAGAATTGGTCAATTATTTCGTATTTTAAGTATGCAAAACTCAAGGCCATGAAACGCAACCAAATCCTTACCGTCAGCTTTCTCATTTGCTGCACCATAAATTTCTCCTTCGCTCAAAACGATGATTTTCAAGACTGGTTGAAAGACTTCCAAAGCTACCAGACAGAGCTCCCTACAGAAAAAGTATTTCTTCACCTAGATAAGTCGGAATATACCATTGGTGAAACCATCTGGATGAAGTCTTATCTGGTCGCTGGTGCTGGACATATCCCATCTCCTTTTAGCCAAAACGTCTATGTTGAGTTGATCAACCAAAAGGATGAGGTCGCTAAACGATTGACCCTCCGCTCTGAGGAAGGTCTAGCCAAAGCCAGTTTAGCTTTGACCCGTGAGCTTCAGCCTGGCTTTTATTATCTAAGGGCCTATACCAACTGGATGAAAAACCAGGGGGAAGAGTTCTTCTTCAAAAAGAAAATCAAAGTCCACTCTTTAGTCGTCAATGAAGTAATTGCTAAAGAAACTTCTGATCAAGCAGTTGATCTACAGTTCTTCCCCGAAGGTGGAGAACTGGTCAATGGCGTGACCAGCCAAGTGGCTTTTGAGGTTACCGGAATCAATGAAAGTAAATTCCCAATCTCAGGAAAAGTATTTGATAAGAACCAAAAAGAGATTATTGCGTTTACCACAAAGCATGAAGGCAGAGGTGTTTTTGCTATGCTACCCAGTGGTGACGGCTACTACGCACAGCTGGAAGGGTCTGATACTCGATATGACTTGCCAAAAGTCAGGCCCGAAGGTGTAACACTCAGCGTAACAGAACAAACATCAGATTATATGGGTGTAGCCCTAAAAACTGCCACACCTAGTGCAGAGAATTACTTCTTAATGGTACATACGCGAGGTTATGTTACCTATGCCTCAGAAATTACGGTTAGGAACGAAAAAAACCTCTTGAAGATTGACAAGAGTAATCTTCCCCATGGAATAGCACACTTAACCCTGTTTGATCAAGACTTCGATCCGGTTGCCGAACGACTCATTTTCAATTACTCAACTCCAGAAATCAAAATAGATATTAGCACAAGTGATCCGCAGTATGCTAGCAGAGATTTGGCCACTATCAACTTAAAGGTTACCGATAAAAAAGGCAACCCCGTTCAAGGATCGTTTTCGCTCTCAGCCTACGATTCCAAGCTTGTCCAAAACGATCAGTTCGATTACAACATATCGGCTAACCTATTACTTTCTTCAGACCTTGGAGGTCATATCAAAAATCCTTCTCAGTATTTGAAGCAAGATGAAACCTCTAAAGAGAATACTGATTTACTGATGATGGTCAATGGTTGGAGACGTTTCAAGTGGTCTTCGCTTAACCTGGATAAAAGACAACCACAATATGCCTTTGAGCAATCACTGACTTTGGAAGGTGTAATGACCAGAAACGGTGGTAAAGCCTTTAAGAACGGACGAGTTTTCCTGCTCAACCAAGAAGAAAACGGAAATAATAAATCCTCTCGTTTTGTAGAGGCCGATCTGGACGGAAACTTTGCCTTTGAAAACCTAGTCTACTATGATACAACAGAGCTTACCCTTCAGGGCTTTCAGAAGAAAAAGGCACGTGACATACAATTCAACATTAACAAGGATTTTGAAGTCATTCCTAATTCAAAATTCTTAGCAGCACCCGCTCAAGACAACCCGGATAGATTGAGGGCAATGAAAGAATCTGTAATTACATCAATCAGAATTGACAGTACTTATAGAAAAGAAAATGGTGTTATCTACTTGGACGATGTATACGTTACTGCGAGCAAGCGTGAAGAAAAATATAGAACACTTAACTCTCAATACGGAAAAGGGGAAGCTTATCTCAACTTTGATAACCTTTCATTCGAAGAAAAAAATGGCCGAGATCCATTTACCGTTATGCTTGGAAGACTAGCCGGTTTTTCTCTAAGCGGAGCAAGCGGAGGAAACAGTGGCCTATCAAGTCAGGGAAACAGTGGAGGACCCGGAGGCGGAAGTATTGGCTCAGACGGGTCTTTGGGTGCTGGAGCAGTACGTTCTTCCTCAAACGGAGCAGGCAATTTTACAGACATGTCTACAGCGAATGACCCCATATTTAGAAGACCTCAACTCAGACCAGGACCTTTCCAAGGTGGGCCTTTAATTCTTATCGACAATGTGCCCGTACCGTATAGTGCTGTTTATGACCTAAGGGCAACAGAGATAGACTATGTGGAAGTCTATAAAAGTGCATCTGCAGCTATGTTTGGTGTTAATGGCTTTAATGGTGCCATGGCCTTCTATACCTTAAAAGGAGATAAACTGAAAAAGGCAATGAGTTTGAAGCCTGGCATGCGGATTATTACCGGAAATGGATATCACGCTGCCCGAGAGTTCTATGCCCCCAAGTATGATGAATCTAATAAAGAGCAGTTTATTCCGGATGAGCGCTCTACTATCTTCTGGGCACCTATGATTACCACCGACAGTGAGGGTAAGGCTCAAGTGGAATTCTATACACATGATAAGAACTCGAATGTGTTTATTGATGTGCAGGGAATTTCTAAAACCGGATTCACAGGTGTAGGATCAGCCAGATTTGCCATTCGTAGAAATCTCTAACAAAGGCCAAACAATCTATTTAAAGAAGCTGTTTTACGCTCATTAAACACAATTTTAATGAGATCAAAGGTCATATTCCTCAGTATTGGTTTGATGTGTCTTTTCTCTTCTTCTTTTGGACAGAAAAAGTCAAACGTAGACCCGGCAGACCTACTGAATACCTATCAAAATGCACTCCCTACGGAAAAGGTATTTCTACATCTGAATAAGTCGGAATTCGGACTGGGGGAAATCATATGGATCAAGTCCTATCTCGTGGCTGGGCCCATGCACCTCCCCTCTCCAATAAGCAAAACACTCTACATAGAACTACTGAATGAGAGTGGCAGTGTGATGAAAAGGCTTTCGGTTCAATCAGAGGAAGGCACTGGTCAGGCTAGCCTTGAAATTGACGATAACTGGTCGCAAGGCGCATATTATCTTCGCGCCTACACCAACTGGATGAAAAACCAAGATGAGGAATACTTCTTTAAAAAGAAGATCAATATCATTTCTCCAGACCTTTCAGAGCAATTCCAACCACAGCAGCAGACTCAAGAGTTATCTGTTCGTTTCTTCCCTGAAGGGGGAAACTTAGTCAAAGACATTCAATCATGGATGGCTTTCGAGATTAATGGCCTCTCCAAAACTCGTATAATCAAGGGGAAGATCTTTGATCAAAACGATCAATTCATTCAAGACTTTGAAACCTCTCATGAAGGTAGAGGAAAACTTAGGTTCTTACCTCGGTCTGAATCACACTACGCCATTATCGAGTCATTGAGTCAAAAGTGGCCCTTACCAGAAGCACAGCAGAAGGGGACCATAA
Coding sequences:
- a CDS encoding VPS10 domain-containing protein, giving the protein MKVLRSLLLAGLILLISLPETFAQRRKRKSQEPQGVSYDTALYNAMEFRLVGPFRGGRATAVAGVVQDPMTYYMGATGGVWKTDDAGDSWFNVSDGFFNTASVGAIAVAESDPNVVYVGMGEAPVRGVMTSHGDGVYKSTDAGKTWSHIGLEKTRQISKIVVHPDNPDVVIVGAQGSPYGATEDRGIYRSEDGGETWTKVHYVDENSGISDLSMDMTNPRIIYAAYWDHRRYPWKVQSGGPGSGIWKSVDGGLTWKKLSKGLPKGVMGKIGISVSRANPNKVWAIIEADKGGLYRSDNGGKNWRLINPDRLLRARSWYYMHIQAHPTDEESVFIMNAPLVQSTDNGKTFVNLGTPHGDNHQVWVNPEHPQYMINANDGGANVSINGGKDWSRQDNQPTAQFYRVNADMQFPYRIYGGQQDNSSVSIASRVNGGGISNNDFFPVGGCESAYSAFDPKDPKYVYSGCYQGIIDEWNSKTKQTKDVMAYPFQGLGTNPRDVKYRFNWNAPIIASKHDPSVIYHAGNKLLKTSNRGITWEEISPDLTRNDSTKINWGGGPITNEGAGGEIYHAIYYVAESPHTPDVIYTGADDGMLHITKDGGANWTEITIPNTGDGMINQIEVSPHDPGTVYVAFNKYKFNDFTPHIFKSTDYGQTWNRMVNGIGDEAHVRVVREDPKQKDLLFAGTELGLYVSLDGGVKWNKFQRNLPIVPITDLMVHGNDLIIATQGRAFWVMDDLNPLYELSEAANADFYVYEPEDAIRDNAFRTGNRSVGQNPYPGFSIMYYIKENVDSLDMSIEFKNAQGDVVRSFSTDSKERQEKITKKSGMNRFNWNLSKTNFKGVDGVFVGLGAGGHRVAPGDYTVTFTYGDTVVEKEVTINPDPRWEANESDYAEQQSYLEAVRSMIENLQEKANDIRSIRSQINDLKARISKDDYASVHEKADEVLEMINASEAEMVQPKQKTFQDVINFENKLEVQLLHIYGTIDGIEPPITNGQKKRVQDMIGKYDTVMEQAEAIEKGLEDLTELIRTERVPFIAPKKKN
- a CDS encoding RidA family protein, translated to MKQRAFLYLLMFSLVVVFSCEEAHDDDNHDQEAVTRFEREGSSILKGAKVPAGKSMYFASGIVATEKDASKPAGDRGRFGDTYDQSVSALKRIQSYLGEEGLSLKDVIAMKVYVAPDPENDNKPDFQAWFKAYGEYFGNEENPNKVARSTIGVYTLVDPNKFIEIEVRAVYP
- a CDS encoding M61 family metallopeptidase produces the protein MKLKSTFLALISLVTFSIQAQTHNEYEVSFDNRVHHEAHIKVKFSNLENKVLEVRMSRSSPGRYAVHEFAKNVYAVKATDSKGNALTVTRSDPSQWNIADHDGTVNFEYTLYANRAGGTYSGVDETHAHFNIPATFVWARDLGHRPVTVKYNLPEGSNWKVATQMKDMGDDTYYAPDTYYFMDSPTEIADFHLRERMIDGQNIRLALHTPASDEEVDTYFEEVVKIVEQQAAVFGELPKFDFGEYTFLSCYVPNASGDGMEHRNSTYVVSGKSADRPLGNTSMGTISHEFFHAWNVERIRPASLEPFNFEDANMSGELWFAEGFTSYYTNLIRARSGNITKEQYVNGLGGAVSYVMNAPGRKYFNPIEMSYRAPFVDAAASIDPTNNSNIFISYYTYGSVIGLALDMSLRTMDNGKSLDGYMQHVWKTHGKPEIPYSVRDLQARLGEYAGEDFAKEFFGKYIFDSQMPDYEALFQQMGVNFENPNAGQISLGANLRMVDGTARLTSNALVGSPLYEAGIEREDKIVSIAGKRMEDVEGRINIQEILTQYKPGDRIEIGVDRWGQKMNKVAVLGENQNRRSSWNADASSAAQKRREDWLKEK
- a CDS encoding Fic family protein, which gives rise to MRYIHQLKGWPNFTWDKAQVLERLVQVRNKQGYLLGKMEGLGFTLKIEAGLNTLISDVTKSSEIEGEFLDHDQVRSSVARKLGLEIAGLVPSDRHVDGVVEMTLDATRNHEKRLTKQRLLSWHKLLFPTGKSGGVPIVVGRWRDNSPNDPMQVVSGPLGKERVHFEAPASNLLEAEMSNFLDWFNKPSSYDPVLKAAVAHLWFVTIHPFDDGNGRIARAVGDMLLARADASSQRFYSLSTEIRNQRQQYYDVLEQTQKGDLNITEWLMWFINCLEKAVEASEQLLQTTVQKAKFWENHASTPFNERQSKMVNKLFDGFFGKLTSSKWAKMCKCSQDTAGRDINDLLKKQVLVKSTEGGRSTSYQLNLS
- the clpB gene encoding ATP-dependent chaperone ClpB — protein: MDFKKYTIKSQEAIQKAAEIAGANQQQAIEPGHLLKAILLSDENVMSFLIKKLGMNRAQLDTKLEEVVAGYPKASGQQPYLSNDAHKALTKALDYLKEFKDEFVAVEHIVLGLLAGKEKTASLMKEVGFAKKELIEAIKELRGGNSVTDQNAESKYQSLERYSKNLNELAKAGKIDPVIGRDEEIRRVLQILSRRTKNNPMLIGEPGVGKTAIVEGMAQRIVDGDVPENLKTKTLISLDMGLLVAGAKYKGEFEERLKAVIKEVQDSDGEIVLFIDEIHTLIGAGGGEGAMDAANLLKPALARGELHAIGATTLKEYQKHIEKDKALERRFQTVTVDEPTQEDAISILRGIKEKYEVHHGVRIQDDAVISAVELSSMYISDRFLPDKAIDLMDEAASKLRIEIDSLPQELDELNRKIMQLEIEREAIRREKNKDKESVLSKEIAELSEKRDGLKGKWENEKAVITGIREEKENIDKYKMEAEKAEREGDFGLVAEIRYGKITEAEQKLEELKLKMKEMQGGSTLLKEEVDAEDIGEVVAKWTGIPVSKMLQSEREKLLHLEEELGKRVAGQGEAIAALSDAVRRSRAGLQDPKRPIGSFIFLGTTGVGKTELAKALAEYLFNDENNMVRIDMSEYQERHAVSRLIGAPPGYVGYDEGGQLTEAVRRKPYSVVLLDEIEKAHPDAFNILLQVLDDGRLTDNKGRIANFKNTIIIMTTNIGSHLIQENFEKINEENVLDLIDDTKNQVFDLLKKSVRPEFLNRIDETIMFMPLSKDNIRQIVAIQFGLIQKQLKENGIEIEATNDVLDYLGEIGYDPQFGARPLKRVIQRKVLNELSKQILSGAISKDSVVSIELNAEKEVEFVNIEKVEEV